A stretch of the Capra hircus breed San Clemente chromosome 10, ASM170441v1, whole genome shotgun sequence genome encodes the following:
- the LOC102174212 gene encoding LOW QUALITY PROTEIN: ribonuclease 7-like (The sequence of the model RefSeq protein was modified relative to this genomic sequence to represent the inferred CDS: inserted 1 base in 1 codon) — MAPARAGFCPLLLLLLLGLWVAKXPVSAKPGNMTPAQWFETQHVQPRPQGCNTAIHKINKFAKHCKDFSTFLHESIYCMVITCQTPNIACKNGHKNCHQNQKPISLTTCELLSGRCPDCRNKEKQLEAFFIVAWDLPQQKDDLRYQLVLCFWIMLSKAKCSPHPKLCKLLTLLLPFLP; from the exons ATGGCGCCAGCCAGAGCAGGATtctgccctctgctgctgctcctgctgctggggCTGTGGGTGGCCA GACCAGTCAGCGCCAAGCCTGGGAACATGACCCCAGCTCAGTGGTTTGAAACTCAGCATGTGCAACCCAGACCTCAAGGATGCAACACTGCAATACACAAAATCAACAAGTTCGCTAAGCACTGCAAAGACTTCAGCACCTTTCTGCATGAATCCATCTACTGCATGGTCATCACCTGTCAGACCCCCAACATAGCCTGCAAGAATGGTCATAAAAACTGCCACCAGAACCAAAAGCCTATATCCCTGACTACGTGTGAGCTCCTCTCAGGAAGGTGTCCAGACTGCAGGAACAAGGAGAAGCAACTGGAGGCATTCTTCATCGTAGCCTGGGACCTGCCACAACAGAAGGATGACCTGAGGTACCAGCTGGTCCTGTGCTTTTGGATAATGTTGTCTAAGGCCAAGTGTTCCCCTCACCCCAAGCTCTGCAAActcctgacactgctgctgccttTTCTCCCTTGA